One window of the Tetragenococcus koreensis genome contains the following:
- a CDS encoding L-cystine transporter, with product MTNLLTVIVLLLFAAVLYVFYHMQKIHAKFSTRVFTGLFAGILFGGLLQLIFGTESTVVEQSLDWISIVGDGYVSFLQMLIMPLVFVSIVSAFTRMKESSKIGKISFSVLATLLGTVAIAALIGISMVMLFNLDGAQFTQGAEESSRIAEITEQQSEVQNLSIPEQILSFIPVNVFADLAGSRDTSTIGVVIFSAFVGIAYLGVKRKQPEKAEIFNRIIESLYSIVMRIVTLVLRLTPFGVFALMTNVLATSDFGAIVNLGTFIIASYVGLIIVLLVHSLLLASVRVNPLTYFKKSFPALSFAFTSRSSAGALPMNLETQTKALGVEDATANFAGSFGISIGQNGCAGLYPAMLATIVAPTAGVDIFDWRFILMLILVVTISSFGVAGVGGGATFASLIVLSSMNLPVAIVGLVISVEPLIDMARTLVNVSDSMVAGVVTSARLHDLDRDTLNDPNKVISGNE from the coding sequence ATGACAAATCTGCTCACTGTAATTGTTTTACTTTTATTTGCTGCAGTTTTATATGTGTTTTATCATATGCAAAAAATACATGCGAAGTTTTCGACGCGTGTATTTACTGGTTTGTTTGCAGGTATTCTTTTTGGCGGACTTTTACAACTAATTTTTGGTACAGAAAGTACGGTTGTTGAACAGTCGCTTGATTGGATATCAATTGTTGGCGACGGCTATGTATCTTTTCTTCAAATGCTTATCATGCCGCTAGTTTTTGTTTCCATTGTGAGTGCATTTACTCGTATGAAAGAAAGCTCAAAGATTGGAAAAATCAGCTTTTCAGTGTTAGCGACGCTGTTGGGAACAGTTGCAATCGCTGCATTGATTGGAATTTCGATGGTAATGCTGTTTAATTTGGATGGCGCTCAATTTACTCAAGGCGCCGAAGAATCTAGCCGAATAGCTGAAATTACTGAGCAACAATCAGAAGTGCAAAATTTATCGATTCCTGAACAAATACTTTCCTTTATCCCAGTAAATGTGTTTGCGGATCTTGCTGGTAGCCGGGATACAAGTACGATTGGTGTCGTAATCTTTTCAGCCTTTGTTGGTATTGCTTACCTAGGAGTAAAACGCAAGCAACCTGAAAAAGCTGAAATATTTAATCGCATTATTGAAAGCTTGTACAGCATTGTTATGCGTATTGTAACGCTTGTTTTGCGTCTAACGCCTTTTGGTGTGTTTGCTCTAATGACTAATGTGTTAGCAACAAGTGATTTTGGTGCAATTGTTAATTTAGGTACATTTATTATCGCTTCTTATGTAGGATTAATCATTGTATTACTTGTACACAGCTTATTATTAGCTTCTGTCCGAGTGAATCCATTGACTTACTTTAAAAAATCATTCCCAGCATTGAGCTTTGCATTTACTTCACGCTCAAGTGCCGGTGCGTTGCCAATGAATCTTGAAACTCAAACCAAAGCGTTGGGAGTAGAAGATGCTACAGCTAACTTTGCGGGTAGTTTTGGTATCTCCATTGGACAAAACGGTTGTGCTGGATTATATCCAGCGATGTTAGCTACTATTGTAGCGCCTACTGCTGGTGTGGATATTTTTGATTGGCGTTTTATTTTAATGTTGATACTAGTAGTAACGATTAGTTCGTTCGGCGTTGCTGGTGTTGGCGGTGGTGCAACGTTTGCTTCATTGATCGTATTGAGTTCAATGAACTTGCCTGTGGCTATTGTCGGACTGGTTATATCCGTTGAACCGCTAATTGATATGGCAAGAACATTAGTTAATGTCAGTGATAGTATGGTCGCAGGAGTTGTAACTAGCGCAAGGCTACATGATTTGGACCGCGACACATTAAATGATCCAAATAAAGTTATTTCTGGAAATGAATAG
- a CDS encoding acyl-ACP thioesterase domain-containing protein — protein sequence MTAKYTIPHEVASYECDVNGTMKLSTMIAIVIKVSEEQSETLNRGNDFTHQFGVTWVITHYEIFISRLPKMNEKVQVTTQAMQYNKYFCYRNFWITTEEGEELVRIESIFSLMNYTTRKISSVTEEIIAPFESEKITKIKRPTKVEALEDPRSVPFRVRFYDIDSNHHVNNSVYFNWLVEGLGYEFLTTYEPTHMNVRFDKEVEYGNQVESQYEIVDQDNGKKTRHAIKIADKIYCEAQIEWQER from the coding sequence TTGACAGCAAAATACACGATTCCACACGAAGTAGCTTCTTACGAATGTGACGTAAACGGCACGATGAAGCTTTCTACCATGATTGCCATTGTGATTAAAGTATCGGAAGAACAAAGTGAAACGTTGAACAGAGGGAATGATTTTACCCATCAATTTGGTGTCACATGGGTAATTACACACTATGAAATTTTTATTTCTCGGTTACCCAAAATGAATGAAAAAGTTCAAGTGACAACACAAGCAATGCAGTATAACAAATACTTTTGTTATCGGAACTTTTGGATTACCACAGAAGAAGGAGAAGAACTTGTTCGCATTGAATCTATCTTTTCGCTAATGAATTATACGACGCGTAAAATTAGTAGTGTAACGGAAGAAATTATTGCACCATTTGAAAGTGAAAAAATAACTAAAATCAAACGTCCTACTAAAGTTGAAGCGCTAGAAGACCCTAGAAGCGTGCCATTTCGTGTTCGTTTTTACGATATTGACAGCAATCATCATGTGAATAATTCTGTGTACTTCAATTGGCTTGTTGAGGGATTGGGTTATGAGTTTTTGACGACTTATGAACCAACACATATGAATGTCCGTTTTGATAAAGAAGTTGAATACGGTAATCAAGTTGAAAGCCAATATGAAATTGTGGATCAAGATAATGGCAAGAAAACGCGTCATGCAATTAAAATTGCGGATAAGATCTATTGTGAAGCACAAATTGAATGGCAAGAAAGATAA
- a CDS encoding asparaginase, whose amino-acid sequence MKQILVLHTGGTIAMKEDQKTGSISPDVENPLLNASIDLPENVDLIVEDIFNLPSPHITPSHMLKMKQRIQKAYQDGIDSVVITHGTDTLEETAYFLDITIGDWLPIVLTGAMRSSNELGSDGLYNFVSAIRVAASPDAKDQGVLVVMNDEIHAARYVTKTHTTNVATFRTPSMGPVGMVNKNNISFLQKNVKTQHADIHSVNGLIPILKAYAGMNGELLEGLAHTQLDGLVIEALGAGNLPPENIAPLQEMLANQIPIVLVSRCFNGIAEPVYDYSGGGIELQKMGVIFCPNINSQKARLKLLIANNRQLTKDELADFMQH is encoded by the coding sequence ATGAAACAAATTCTTGTTTTACATACAGGCGGCACGATCGCCATGAAAGAAGATCAAAAAACTGGAAGTATCAGTCCTGACGTAGAAAATCCCTTACTAAATGCTTCCATTGATCTACCCGAAAATGTTGATTTGATCGTAGAAGATATTTTTAATCTTCCCAGTCCCCATATTACACCTAGCCATATGCTAAAAATGAAACAGCGTATACAAAAAGCCTACCAAGACGGGATTGACAGCGTAGTAATTACCCATGGGACCGATACACTAGAAGAAACGGCTTATTTTTTAGATATTACGATCGGAGACTGGTTGCCAATTGTTCTTACTGGCGCCATGCGTTCAAGTAATGAATTAGGTAGTGATGGCTTATACAATTTTGTCAGTGCAATTCGCGTAGCAGCTTCACCAGACGCTAAAGATCAAGGGGTGCTTGTCGTCATGAATGATGAAATTCATGCAGCACGCTACGTAACCAAAACACATACCACCAATGTTGCAACTTTTCGCACGCCTTCTATGGGGCCGGTTGGTATGGTGAATAAAAATAATATTTCATTTTTACAAAAAAATGTAAAAACACAACATGCAGATATCCATTCGGTAAATGGCTTAATTCCCATTTTAAAAGCTTATGCTGGTATGAACGGCGAGTTATTGGAAGGTTTAGCACACACGCAATTAGACGGCTTGGTCATTGAGGCTTTAGGCGCGGGGAATCTACCACCGGAAAATATTGCTCCTTTACAAGAAATGTTAGCTAACCAAATCCCAATCGTTTTAGTTTCTCGTTGTTTTAATGGTATTGCTGAACCGGTTTATGATTATAGCGGTGGTGGGATTGAGTTGCAGAAAATGGGCGTTATTTTCTGTCCTAATATTAATAGTCAAAAAGCACGATTAAAATTATTAATTGCTAACAATCGTCAATTAACAAAAGACGAATTGGCCGATTTTATGCAACATTAA
- a CDS encoding tyrosine-type recombinase/integrase codes for MWMEELPNGKFTYRERYKDPYTEKYKKVSITLNSKSNQAKNKAQKKLNEKIEKTLNKPQKTVMRFGGLYQKWATEYPKTVKERTFKTYKYPAIKIRDYFKDDIIIDNLKKKDIKEFLEEKYYTENYSYNYVNQMRNILISMFDYSPLEINPARGISLKRKPATFEENEQIKQKYLEHEEAEKIIAYQRNALYGKRNADLTEFMLLTGVRFGEAVSLKEKDFDGNSITVNSTLDYVSHKTSEGHQTATKTKSSQRVVELSDRGIEIMNEIIYENSFRTLTKEYNDRKFIFTTKTGNPLHITNYNRSLKRTAKNIGVDKTVTSHILRHTHVSMLAELRLPLKAIMDRVGHEDSKTTENIYTHVTKGMKKELINKLNEIVPYSCPKTKNKAKTEH; via the coding sequence ATGTGGATGGAAGAACTACCGAACGGGAAATTTACCTATAGAGAACGATACAAGGATCCTTATACAGAGAAATACAAAAAGGTCTCTATAACGCTAAATAGTAAGTCGAATCAAGCGAAAAATAAGGCGCAGAAGAAGTTAAACGAGAAGATAGAAAAAACGTTAAACAAGCCCCAAAAAACAGTAATGCGCTTTGGTGGCTTATATCAAAAATGGGCAACGGAATATCCTAAAACAGTCAAAGAGCGTACATTCAAGACTTATAAATACCCTGCTATAAAAATACGCGATTATTTCAAAGACGATATCATCATAGACAATTTAAAAAAGAAGGATATCAAAGAATTTCTGGAAGAAAAATATTATACAGAAAATTATTCATACAATTACGTTAACCAAATGCGTAACATTTTAATTTCGATGTTTGATTATTCGCCTCTAGAAATTAATCCAGCTCGCGGTATATCTTTAAAAAGAAAACCTGCAACATTTGAAGAAAATGAACAAATAAAGCAAAAATATCTCGAACACGAAGAAGCTGAGAAAATCATTGCTTATCAAAGAAACGCTTTATACGGCAAAAGAAACGCAGATCTAACTGAATTTATGCTGCTAACGGGTGTTCGATTTGGCGAAGCGGTATCTTTAAAAGAAAAAGATTTCGATGGAAATTCAATCACTGTAAATTCGACTTTAGATTATGTATCCCACAAAACATCAGAAGGACATCAAACCGCAACTAAGACTAAAAGCTCTCAACGTGTGGTCGAACTATCTGATCGAGGCATAGAAATTATGAATGAAATAATTTACGAGAATTCTTTTCGCACTTTAACTAAAGAATATAATGATCGAAAATTTATATTTACCACAAAAACAGGGAACCCCCTCCATATTACAAATTACAATCGTTCTTTAAAAAGGACCGCAAAGAACATTGGTGTGGATAAAACTGTCACAAGCCACATTTTACGTCATACACACGTTTCTATGTTAGCTGAACTGAGATTGCCTTTAAAAGCAATCATGGACCGTGTGGGGCACGAAGATAGCAAAACAACGGAAAATATATACACCCATGTAACCAAAGGGATGAAAAAAGAGCTTATAAATAAATTAAATGAAATAGTGCCCTATTCTTGCCCTAAAACTAAAAATAAAGCAAAAACAGAGCACTAA
- a CDS encoding SHOCT domain-containing protein translates to MKCAKCGKKIGPLSKRVVTKDNKYLGEECYSKVFKNVGMKSLTNAKIRYTFDDFNKLLDQAEKVNFDEDKETINQTKEKFRSHDALLFDRLLFDPVDKEIMQPKTLTKPFEVIPYSDIVGYTPIERGHSKNKKHGITRAVVGGALAGGVGSIVGATTGGKQFDYTDKLGVNIALKDGNFLEAYFIKQETKQGMMVKAAYDNFYRICSLLDGIIAENGHETSQKVEMTNPNDSLAKQIRDLKELVDDEIITQEEFEAKKKQLLEA, encoded by the coding sequence ATGAAGTGTGCAAAATGTGGTAAAAAAATTGGGCCATTGAGTAAAAGAGTAGTAACAAAAGATAATAAATATCTCGGTGAAGAGTGTTACAGCAAGGTGTTTAAGAATGTTGGAATGAAGAGTTTAACAAATGCAAAAATCAGATATACTTTTGATGATTTTAATAAACTATTGGATCAAGCCGAAAAGGTAAATTTTGATGAAGATAAAGAAACTATTAATCAAACAAAAGAAAAATTTCGAAGTCATGATGCCTTGTTATTCGATCGGCTTTTATTCGATCCGGTAGACAAAGAAATCATGCAACCAAAAACACTTACAAAGCCTTTTGAGGTCATTCCTTATTCTGACATCGTTGGATACACACCAATAGAAAGAGGACACTCTAAAAATAAAAAACATGGCATTACTCGTGCAGTTGTTGGTGGTGCACTAGCTGGTGGAGTTGGTTCGATTGTGGGTGCAACTACTGGTGGAAAACAATTTGATTATACAGATAAGTTAGGTGTAAACATTGCTTTAAAAGATGGAAATTTTTTAGAAGCATATTTTATCAAACAAGAGACAAAGCAAGGAATGATGGTAAAAGCAGCTTACGATAATTTTTATAGAATTTGCTCATTATTAGACGGCATTATCGCAGAAAACGGTCATGAAACATCTCAAAAAGTTGAAATGACTAATCCGAATGATAGTCTAGCAAAACAGATCAGAGATTTAAAAGAACTGGTTGATGACGAAATTATTACACAAGAAGAATTCGAAGCAAAGAAAAAGCAATTGTTAGAAGCATAA
- a CDS encoding XRE family transcriptional regulator yields MLKIKVGERIKARRKELKISADDIANKLGVSRSTIFRYEKGDIEKMPTETLNEIARILHTTPQSLMGWYDSSKEITTIYNRLNPDRQTKVYNYAQHELEEQNKIIDISEYQDNDIYLQSKVSAGTGILDLEPTYGETVSFDGEIPSHYDLAFLVSGNSMEPIFEDGEIIFVEKYPNPINGAIMVVQIDENAYIKKVYLEKDNLRLVSLNQDYDDILANEDNNIRIVGKVVF; encoded by the coding sequence GTGCTTAAAATTAAAGTCGGGGAACGAATAAAAGCTAGAAGAAAAGAACTAAAAATAAGCGCGGATGATATTGCTAATAAATTGGGAGTTTCAAGATCTACTATATTTAGGTACGAAAAAGGCGACATAGAAAAAATGCCGACTGAGACTTTAAATGAAATTGCAAGAATTCTCCATACTACTCCTCAAAGTTTAATGGGCTGGTATGATTCTTCGAAAGAAATTACTACTATATATAACCGCTTAAATCCCGACCGTCAAACAAAAGTATATAATTATGCACAACACGAATTAGAAGAACAAAACAAAATTATTGATATAAGCGAATATCAAGATAACGACATTTATCTACAATCAAAAGTATCAGCTGGAACAGGCATTTTAGATTTAGAACCCACCTATGGAGAAACAGTTTCATTTGACGGAGAAATACCAAGCCATTATGACTTAGCTTTCCTGGTATCTGGGAACAGTATGGAGCCAATTTTTGAAGATGGCGAAATCATTTTCGTAGAGAAATACCCAAATCCTATAAACGGAGCGATAATGGTTGTACAAATTGACGAGAATGCTTATATTAAAAAAGTTTACCTTGAAAAGGATAACTTACGTTTGGTAAGCTTAAACCAAGATTACGATGATATCTTGGCAAACGAAGATAATAACATCCGCATTGTGGGTAAAGTTGTGTTTTAA
- a CDS encoding XRE family transcriptional regulator: MVDTNKLKGIIVERGTTQQNVAESIGINRSTFYRKMKNGGDFSIGEAQKIAENVPLTNEEAVEIFFSDKVAFTLQRKKQEV, encoded by the coding sequence ATGGTAGATACGAATAAGTTAAAAGGAATTATTGTCGAGCGAGGAACAACACAGCAAAATGTTGCAGAAAGTATCGGTATTAATCGAAGCACATTTTATCGTAAAATGAAAAATGGGGGAGATTTTTCGATAGGGGAAGCGCAAAAAATAGCCGAAAACGTCCCATTAACCAATGAAGAGGCTGTAGAAATTTTTTTTAGCGACAAAGTCGCATTTACGCTACAAAGAAAGAAACAGGAGGTATAG
- a CDS encoding siphovirus Gp157 family protein, with translation MSTLYELTGSYLQLIEMAEDNDSEAIKDTLESVNEAIDDKAENTAKVIRELEGRSETKKKEAQRLRESATSLDNQIRNLKSYLQEQLELTNRTKIQGELFTVSVQNNPPSVHVENEKKVPLDYFVEQDPKLDKTLLKNALKNGNEIDGAELRQQRSLRIR, from the coding sequence GTGAGTACACTTTATGAACTAACAGGAAGCTATTTACAACTAATCGAAATGGCTGAAGATAACGACAGCGAAGCGATTAAAGACACGCTAGAAAGTGTAAATGAAGCAATCGACGACAAAGCAGAAAACACAGCTAAAGTCATCCGTGAATTAGAAGGCAGAAGCGAAACGAAAAAGAAAGAAGCACAACGTTTAAGAGAAAGTGCAACATCTTTAGATAACCAAATCAGAAATCTAAAAAGCTATTTACAAGAACAATTAGAACTTACAAACCGAACGAAAATTCAAGGTGAATTATTTACGGTTTCTGTACAAAACAACCCGCCTTCTGTTCACGTGGAAAACGAAAAGAAAGTGCCGTTAGATTATTTTGTTGAGCAAGATCCTAAGTTAGATAAAACACTGCTTAAAAACGCATTGAAAAATGGGAATGAAATCGATGGGGCTGAACTAAGACAACAACGAAGTTTAAGAATTAGGTGA
- a CDS encoding AAA family ATPase: MMKAEDIKRFDNWTCLIYSEPGKGKTSMVKSLKGKTVLLSVDGMYHVLSQQKDIVIQVMDPDKPNQDLGDFYRFLTKHKDEYDNVVIDNLSTFQKYWLNARATETRSGQPEIKDYGVVNRILFDFIASLKQLEKNVLIFAHEKKVDVEMDSGRSYTQFQPDLRNLDAIMGIIPIVGRLVIVKSEENQENERIIVLQPTQSTRAKDQLISDTQTIGQMELIPKLQQQ; encoded by the coding sequence ATGATGAAGGCAGAAGACATTAAACGTTTTGACAATTGGACCTGCCTCATTTACTCAGAGCCGGGGAAAGGAAAAACTTCCATGGTGAAATCCTTAAAAGGAAAAACAGTTCTTTTATCCGTTGATGGCATGTATCACGTTTTAAGTCAACAAAAAGACATTGTCATCCAAGTAATGGATCCGGACAAACCAAACCAAGACCTAGGAGATTTCTACCGATTTTTAACAAAACACAAAGACGAATACGACAATGTTGTCATTGATAATTTATCGACGTTTCAAAAATATTGGCTAAACGCCAGAGCAACTGAAACAAGAAGCGGACAACCTGAAATTAAAGACTACGGCGTTGTAAATAGGATTTTATTTGATTTTATCGCAAGTCTTAAACAACTAGAAAAAAACGTTTTGATTTTTGCTCACGAAAAGAAAGTGGATGTTGAGATGGACTCAGGTAGATCTTACACCCAATTTCAACCGGACCTCCGAAATTTAGATGCCATTATGGGGATTATCCCTATTGTAGGCAGGTTGGTCATTGTAAAGAGCGAAGAAAATCAAGAAAACGAAAGAATCATTGTATTGCAACCAACGCAATCAACAAGAGCTAAAGATCAGCTCATAAGCGACACTCAAACCATCGGACAGATGGAATTAATACCAAAATTACAACAACAATAA
- a CDS encoding DUF669 domain-containing protein translates to MGLLDTLQSVKDEGFDAKNDKVNQSQRLEPGNYPVRLKSAQAGQSKAGRDQIAISLEVVSGGNKDRQELIFVSFDDELPPFVLEKNGRILLKIAAMVGVEFTKKDLEDEYSASEALSKGVGKQFKMELTTAPNKKNPDFPYRNYDFELLEDAEDSDEDEDLPF, encoded by the coding sequence ATGGGACTATTAGACACACTACAATCAGTAAAAGACGAAGGATTTGACGCAAAAAACGACAAGGTGAACCAAAGCCAAAGATTAGAGCCAGGGAACTATCCAGTACGTTTAAAATCAGCGCAAGCTGGGCAAAGCAAAGCAGGTCGAGACCAAATCGCTATTTCATTGGAAGTTGTTTCTGGGGGAAATAAAGACCGACAAGAACTTATCTTTGTATCTTTTGACGACGAACTACCACCATTTGTTTTAGAAAAAAATGGGCGAATCCTCTTAAAAATTGCAGCGATGGTAGGCGTGGAATTTACAAAAAAAGATTTAGAAGATGAATATTCTGCTTCAGAAGCTTTATCAAAAGGCGTTGGGAAACAATTTAAAATGGAATTGACGACCGCACCTAATAAAAAGAATCCAGATTTTCCATACAGAAATTATGATTTTGAACTTTTAGAGGACGCTGAAGATAGTGATGAGGATGAAGATCTTCCGTTTTAA
- a CDS encoding ATP-dependent DNA helicase, giving the protein MNFSKALIANIERTYTYSFAKNNFMYPGAADGYDPVDFFIKQLHLSNPFKIFMELERVAYKSALNYLNKYEIPYTKEQQRKARIYSDITEKMQACRSDYVSEYMEDLDDLKDTGIVICKPKYTMTTEETLYVTEELEKLPKHKKTFNVVYDNSVPALLKESEEQYSALRNCLTNHISCLIGGAGTGKSFLTASIVHQLQKNNKEVVVLAPTHKAKEALQEKLDEEKVNVKVRTIHSYVHKPVGCQVIVIDESGMLSTPLFYQLLMSYANQQLIFVGDKNQIPPVEYGRPFEKIQQMFPTFELKANRRSGARDIIALGREILGIPQNANMPKPHIEIASSSQEAFRKGAEVELTYRNKDVEQINEEQRIKNGTPTISPKMSVGDVIVAKTNDQKRHFFNGQIFEMVSPNAAQKKNSSDAVIFKTQKDLEMNFDLAYGLTIHKSQGSEWDVVAYQPSELDTQNLAYVAVTRAKKKLIIVGDKLKTEYKAERRWQHIDELNSI; this is encoded by the coding sequence ATGAATTTTAGCAAGGCATTAATTGCGAACATTGAACGAACCTATACGTATTCTTTTGCTAAAAACAATTTTATGTATCCTGGTGCTGCCGATGGCTACGATCCAGTAGATTTTTTTATCAAGCAACTACATTTATCAAATCCATTTAAAATATTCATGGAATTGGAACGAGTTGCTTATAAGTCAGCTCTTAATTATTTAAACAAATACGAGATTCCATACACTAAAGAGCAGCAGCGTAAAGCTAGAATTTATAGCGACATCACAGAAAAGATGCAAGCGTGTCGATCTGATTATGTTTCTGAATACATGGAGGATCTCGATGATTTAAAAGATACAGGCATCGTTATATGCAAGCCGAAATACACCATGACAACCGAAGAAACTTTATATGTTACCGAAGAACTCGAAAAGCTCCCTAAACACAAGAAAACTTTTAACGTTGTTTACGACAATTCTGTTCCAGCCCTTTTGAAAGAAAGTGAAGAACAATATAGTGCTTTGCGAAATTGTTTAACTAATCATATTTCTTGTTTGATTGGAGGCGCAGGAACGGGGAAGAGTTTTTTAACTGCTTCTATTGTCCATCAATTGCAAAAAAATAATAAAGAAGTGGTTGTTCTTGCTCCAACACATAAAGCCAAAGAAGCTTTACAAGAAAAATTGGACGAGGAGAAAGTCAATGTAAAAGTCCGCACCATCCATAGCTATGTTCACAAGCCGGTTGGATGCCAGGTAATTGTCATTGATGAAAGCGGAATGCTATCAACACCCTTGTTTTATCAGCTTCTTATGAGTTATGCCAACCAACAACTTATTTTTGTAGGAGATAAAAATCAAATCCCTCCTGTAGAATATGGGCGACCTTTTGAAAAAATTCAACAGATGTTTCCGACATTTGAATTAAAAGCCAACCGTAGATCAGGTGCAAGAGACATTATTGCTTTAGGGCGCGAAATATTAGGCATACCACAAAATGCAAATATGCCGAAACCACACATTGAAATAGCGTCAAGTTCACAAGAAGCTTTTCGAAAAGGAGCGGAAGTGGAACTCACTTATAGAAACAAAGATGTTGAACAAATCAACGAAGAACAACGCATAAAAAATGGCACACCGACAATTTCCCCAAAAATGAGTGTAGGGGATGTGATAGTAGCCAAAACAAACGACCAAAAACGTCACTTTTTCAACGGGCAAATTTTTGAAATGGTTAGCCCAAATGCAGCACAAAAGAAAAATAGTTCTGACGCCGTTATTTTTAAAACACAAAAAGATTTGGAAATGAATTTTGATTTAGCTTATGGATTGACCATTCACAAGTCACAAGGCAGTGAGTGGGATGTGGTTGCTTATCAACCGAGCGAATTAGACACACAAAACCTTGCTTATGTGGCAGTCACACGAGCTAAGAAGAAACTCATTATTGTTGGAGATAAGCTCAAAACAGAATATAAAGCAGAACGGAGATGGCAGCATATAGATGAACTTAATAGCATTTGA
- a CDS encoding crossover junction endodeoxyribonuclease RuvC, whose translation MNLIAFDQSTTNTGWCVMEMGSSKIIGYGAIHPTGVTNERIRVTIKKCMMLCKKFDVAFVYIEGIQVQRNPKVYEILAKLEGTLEICLEEKGYFVNIVKAAEWRKRIGIKNKKRDLVKAEAIGMVKDLYELEPSEDECEAILFAKAFCA comes from the coding sequence ATGAACTTAATAGCATTTGATCAGTCAACAACGAACACTGGTTGGTGCGTAATGGAAATGGGGAGCTCAAAAATTATAGGCTATGGAGCTATCCACCCAACCGGTGTAACAAACGAACGAATACGAGTCACTATTAAAAAGTGCATGATGCTATGTAAAAAATTCGATGTGGCTTTTGTTTATATCGAAGGTATCCAAGTACAGCGCAACCCAAAAGTGTATGAAATTTTAGCAAAACTTGAAGGCACACTTGAAATTTGTTTAGAAGAAAAAGGTTACTTTGTAAACATTGTCAAAGCGGCAGAGTGGCGGAAACGCATAGGCATAAAAAATAAAAAGCGTGACCTTGTAAAAGCTGAAGCCATAGGCATGGTAAAGGACCTTTACGAGTTAGAACCATCAGAAGACGAATGTGAAGCAATACTTTTTGCCAAAGCATTCTGTGCGTAG
- a CDS encoding DUF1642 domain-containing protein has translation MDKQEIIEFIDNSICRTYENIRSSDIDNAEEQIALNNSLIKKYLYQLDEPEITIGEAWGKIAEEYPYTPGELSSFLNKFLIHGNPEKVEIPQFVADWIERIKIDDGAVADITGGDIFRIIVDMSEVSAFNPASNIHFNDYEITDELVNYCNGHEMEFLKALINGYTVNKEPMWVVKSAQGSGYLIDYKLRTDSEILNASKNNAYQFDDKQKAEAVATLVGGTVEEWSE, from the coding sequence ATGGATAAACAGGAAATTATTGAATTTATTGATAATTCTATATGTCGCACATATGAGAATATAAGAAGTTCTGATATCGACAACGCAGAGGAACAAATTGCGTTAAACAATTCACTGATTAAAAAATACCTTTATCAATTAGACGAACCAGAAATAACCATAGGGGAAGCGTGGGGGAAAATCGCAGAAGAATATCCGTATACTCCAGGCGAATTATCTTCTTTCCTTAACAAATTTCTAATACATGGTAACCCAGAAAAGGTAGAGATACCACAATTTGTGGCGGATTGGATAGAGCGTATAAAAATAGATGACGGTGCAGTAGCAGACATAACGGGAGGAGACATATTTAGAATAATAGTAGACATGAGTGAAGTTTCGGCTTTTAATCCTGCCAGCAATATTCATTTTAATGACTATGAAATTACAGATGAGCTTGTTAACTACTGTAATGGGCATGAAATGGAGTTTTTGAAGGCTTTAATTAATGGCTACACAGTCAATAAAGAACCTATGTGGGTGGTTAAAAGCGCGCAAGGTAGTGGCTACCTGATTGATTATAAATTACGCACTGACAGTGAAATATTGAATGCTTCAAAAAATAACGCTTATCAATTTGATGATAAACAAAAAGCCGAAGCCGTCGCAACATTAGTTGGTGGCACGGTCGAAGAATGGAGTGAATGA